One Hyphomonadaceae bacterium BL14 genomic window, AGCCAGTCACGCACGGAATCGGACAGGGGGCTCGGCCCGGGGCCGCGCGCCGGCCCTGCCCGCTGAGCCAGGCTGCGCGGGCCGGGAAAGGCGATGACCTGGGCGCTGGCATGAGGCATGGCGAGTCCTTCTGGCGTTCCGGGATCACCATCTTGCGACTCACTCGCATTCGCGTCAAGCGCAGGGCAGCAAAAAGCCCCTGCGCCGCAGCGCAAGGGCCTTCATGCCACGCTCAGGCAGGCGGCTACGACCTAGAAGCGGCGGACGTAGCCGAGCGTCCAGACATTCGCATCGCCGTCGAAGTCATACCGGGTGTAGTCGAAGCGAATCGCGTTCGGACCCGAGAACGCCCACTCGGCACCCACGCCATAGGCCGGGCCGTCATTGTCTTCCTGGATGGTGAGGCCGGACGCCGACGCGTCAAATTCACCCCACGCATAGCCGGCACGGGCGAACACGGAGAATTGCTCGGACACCGGGTATTGCGCTTTGGCAAAGCCAGCGAGGCCATAATTGAGGCCGACATCGGCGGTCAGTCCGCCACCGATCGCCACTTCGTCATCCTGAATGCCGATCTGGCCCTCGGCTTCCACGCCAAAGAACGCGGTCAAGTCGAACCCGCCGCGCACGTAAATGGCATTGAAGTTGGCACCGTCAGCGTCGAAATGGGCGACACCGCCGCCGATATGGGTGCGGCCGTCTTGAGCCGAAGCGCCCGACGCCAGAACCAGCGCTGCGGCGGTGGAGAGGAGAATCGTTTTCATGAGTTGTTTTCCTTGTTGTTAGAACCGGAACGCGTCCGGCCCGTCACAAGACAAGCGCCTCCCGCCACGGGGCAGCAAGCCGCTCCTGGCATCTGTGACCGTTCTGCGAATGAGGTGGTGGCGAACAAGATACGCACACAGGCAGAAGTGTGGCTGAACCGACCTGAATGTGGCCCCTTTGTGCCCAACATAACCAAGATATTTCAGCTATTTAATTAAGTGGATGTCATGTTTGACATCAGACCGCGCACTGGCCACCGGACAGCAACCGCGCTAAGGCGCGCCCATGCGTCTGACCTTTACCGATTCGCTTCTCGACCATGCCGGCCTGCAGCGGGCGAACCCCGACTGGATGGCGCAGCAGCATGTGCACGCCGAGGGCCGCGCTGTTCTGTTCGCCGGAGGCTCCATCGCCCTGGCCGAGGACGGCACGCCGCTGGTTCTGCCGGCGGGCATCGCCTCCGGCCTGGCGCTGAAATGGCCCGGCCTGATCTTCATCGGCCTGCAAAACGGCGCGCCCTGGTTTGCTGGCGCGCTGGAAAACGGCTTTGCCGAGCGCGGCCCGGATTTCCGCATGACGGCCATGCAGTTGGCACCGGAGCTGGCTTGCGTTTTCGGGCGGGCCCGCTCCATCCTCATGTGGTCCGGTCGCAGGCGTTTTTGCTCCAATTGCGGGTCGAAGAACGAGTTCTTCGACGGCGGGCTTCGCCTGACCTGCCCGTCCTGCGGTATGGAGCATTATCCGCGCACCGATCCCTCCATTATCCTGCTGCCCTATTCGGGCGACCGGTGTGTGATGGGCCGCCAGCCCAGCTGGCCGCCAGGCATGTACGCGACGCTGGCCGGCTTCGTGGAGCCGGGCGAAACGCTTGAGGCGGCCTGTGCGCGCGAGACGGCGGAGGAAGTTCACCTCAAAGTGCTGCGCACCGAGTATGTGGCCAACCAGCCCTGGCCCTTCCCCTCCGCGCTGATGATCGGCTTTCTGGCCGAAGTCGAGGACGGCGAGGTGCAGCCGGACGACGATCTCGAAGACGCCAGATGGTTCACCCGTGACGAGGTGCGCGAACTCTATGACGGTGCGATGGCCAATTGGGCCCCGCGCCACTTCTCGATTTCCAGATTGCTGATCGAGCGCTGGCTTGGACGCGATGACGGCGCGACCCTGTGACGCGTCTTGTCCGCGGCGACTTGCGTTACATGGATTAGGCGTGTGTACCGGTTGCTTCGCCGGGCCGGGCGTGCCAAACACCCGGCCCGTAATCAATGAAATCTGTCGAGGGCGCTGATGGGCGATCTTTTCTTCAACAAGGTGGCGGGCGTGATCCTCGCCGTGGCCCTGTTCATGATGGCGCTGGGCGAGTTGTCCAACATCGTGTTTGGCGGTTCGAAGACCGCGGAACTCGCCTATCCGATTGATCTCGCCGCGCTGCAATCGGCTGCGCCGGTGGAGGACATCGAGAGCGGCCCGGTGGACTTCGGCCTTCTTCTGGCCAGCGCCGACCTGTCCGCAGGCGAGCGCGTCGCGCGCCGCTGCGCGGCTTGCCATACCTTCAACGATGGCGGCGCGAATGGCACCGGACCGAATCTGTGGGGTGTGATGGGCCGCGGCGTCGCAGAGGTGGCCGGCTTCAATTACTCCGGCGCCATGAACGCCTATGGCTCGGGCGGCACGCGCTGGCTGTTCGAGAACATGTACGAGTATCTCGAAAACCCGCGCGGCTATGTTCCGGGAACCTCCATGAGCTTCGCGGGCCTGCGGAACCAGGAAGAGCGCATCAACATCATTGCCTACATGCGCAGCCAGGATGATGATCCTCTGGCCCTGCCCGACCCTCTGGCCGCAGCGCCAGCCGGTGACGACAGCGTTGCCGGGCCCGAAGCCGAACCCATGGCGGCGGACGCCTCCCCTGCAGAAGCCGGAGACGACAGCCAGGAGCCTGCGGACGAGGATGGCGGCGCGCTTTAGGCCCCGCCCCTCACGACGCACACAAGAAGAGGCGCGCGCTGCACAGCGCGCGCCTTTTTCGTTTCTGCCAGGCCGGGATCAGGCGTGGAACACCAGAATGGTCCAGCCGTCTTGGGACTGCCCGGCCGCAGGGGTCAGTCCGGCCTTCACATACGCCTCACTGACACGGTCCGCCTGTTCATCCAGGAGCCCGGCAAGGATGACCCGGCCGCCCGGTGCCAGATGACCTGCAGACTGTTCAGCCAGGGTGATGAGCGGGCCAGCCAGGATATTGGCGAAGATCAGGTCGAACCGGCGCCCCTCGAACACCGGATGGTCATAACCGTCCGCCTCGATCGACTCGATCCGCGGGGCCACGCCATTCTTCTGTGCGTTCACCAGGGTCTCGGCGACGGATTCACAATCGATGTCCGTGGCGATGATCTGCGCGCCCGGCCACAGCTTGGCTGCCGCAATGGCGAGCAGTCCTGACCCGGCACCCAGATCCAGCACGCTGGCGGGCTCAAAGCCCTCGCGCTCGATGCGGTCCACAGCCTCAAGACAGCCACGCGTCGTGGCGTGATGGCCGGTGCCGAAGGCGGGACCGGCTTCCACTTCCAGACCGATGCAGCCTGGTGCCAGATCTTCCGCAGCATGGGCACCGTACACGGCGAAGCGACCGGCCTGCACGAGCGGCAGCCCTTTCAGGGACAGCGCGACCCAGTCTTCCTCGGGCAAGGGCGCGATGTGAACATCGATGGACACCGCATCCAGCCCCGGCGTCGCCGCCATGGCTTCGGCGGCGGTCATCGTCTCGCACAATATATCGAGGCGACCGGCCACTTCCGACCCGTCCTCGAACAGCGACCAGCTCAGGGCCAGAGGCTCTGGAACGGCGTCCAAAACAGCCAGAACCTCCCGCAGTGCGGCCATGGGGCCGCGCGCTTCAACCCGCCACAAAACACTCATTCCCTCACCTCATGCGCCAGCAGGCGCTCAATCTCGCCGACAATCACTGCCCAGGCCGGGGCGGCCGGGTCAATCAGTTCAAAATGCCCGGCCTCCGGCACGACGATCTCCCTCACCGGGTCACCGGCCGCTTGTGCGGTCCGGGCATAGCGGGTTCCCAAGGCCGGGGGAATGATGGCGTCAAGCTCGCCCGAAATGACCACTTGGGCCACGCCCAGTGGCAAGAGACGCGCCGGAGAGGTGTCCGCAAAACGGTCACCGCCGCGATCAGCGCCGGCCAGCGACATCACTGTGTCCGGTTCGCCGCAGCGTCCCGGGCCGTCGGCCGCAAACGCCTCGAGATCCGGAATGCCGGCCAGCGCGATGACACCCGCGACCGGCAAGGGCGCGTCAACGGCCAACGGTCCGTCCGCGATTCGCCCGCGCGCGGCCGCCCAGACTGCCAGATGGCCTCCGGCTGAATGCCCGGTCAGGACCATACGATTGAGGTCGATGGCATGGTCGTCAGCCAGCCTGCGGACATGGTCCACGCCGGCTGAGATGTCGAGAAATGTGCCGGGCCAGCCGCCTGTGTCGTGCCCGATGCGGGCATATTCCAGATTCCAGACCGCGAAGCCCCGTGCGCGCAGATCACCCGATGTCAGGTCCTGCAGTTCCAGCCCTGGCATGCTCGCGAGCCAGCACCCGCCATGGATCATGATCACCAGCGGGTGCGGTCCCGGCCCTTCCGGCAGCCAAAGCTCGCCAAATTGATGCTCGCCGGGTCCATAGGCGATCCGGTGATCGGCAGCGGGGCGCTCACGCTCCATCAGAGTGGTGAACCGGATCGGACGCTCCGCCGCGTACGGATCAACCGGCGCGTCGTCCGGCGCGCTGCGCGGCCCGCAGGCCGCCAGCAACGCAACCAGGATGATGAATGGCAGACGGCTGATCATGGCGCGTTCCCCTCATGGTCACGCGCCGCTTATGTCATCACAGCCCGGATTGAGAAAGCCGTCCGGGTCAGCGCCGCGTCAGGCCGCGCGCGCGTCCGACAGCATTTCGGCGAAGAAGTCGGTCTCGTCATCGACGACCTGGGCGTAATCAGGCTTGTTCGCCAGACGCAAGGCATCGCGATAGATCGAATAGACCAGCTTGTCAGCCGGAGCAGGCTTGGCGTCCGGGCTGTTGAGCCCATCATGGACCCAGCGCCAGAGCGCCAGTTTCGAGGTCAGATCATCCCAGTCGGCGCTGGGGACGCTGGCCACAGCGGCCAGAAGATGGGCCGGCGGCTGCGCGCCTTCGTTTTCCTTGACCTCACGCCACATGCGAAAAGCCAGGGTGATGAAGCGGCTGTTCTGTTCCATCGTTCAACTCTTTCTGCCCCGCTGCGCCGTCACCGCGCAAAGCTCAATCAGATACCAAGGCGGCAGCTCAGCGGCGCGCGTCTTGACAGGCCGCGCCGGCAAACTTGCCATGAGGCTGCAGACCCGCGCTGGGCACCTCTGCTGCCGCGGGCTTCCTAGAGACGAAAAAGGGCGCAATCGCGGCGAGTATGCGGCACTGCACAAAAACCATCATGAAAATGATGGAATGCCCTCGAGCCGTCGGCAAACCGCAGCGCCGCCCGCTTGCATCTGCACCGGCCAGCCCCGATAATCATTTATAGGAAGGTCGGCGGCGGACGAGCCCCTCGCCAACCCGGTCAGGTCCGGAAGGAAGCAGCCGTAACGAGTTTTGGTTCGGGTCGCCGTCCGGCCTTCCGCCACCTTCCGCCTCTTTCAAGGCCCGTATCGCCGGGTTCGCACGCGCGGGAGCCTGATATCCCATGATGGACGACGACGCGCCCGGCCCCGACGCCCCGGACAGCAGCGACAGCCCCGCCCTGCCCGGCTTCGAGCCGGCGCCAGCGGGACCGGCGGGCTATCAGGTGCTTGCGCGCAAATACCGCCCGCAGACATTTCCCGATCTCATCGGCCAGGAGCCGATGGTGCGCACCCTCACCAATGCCTTCGCCGCCGGGCGCATCGCCCATGCCTACATGCTCACCGGCGTGCGCGGGATCGGCAAGACCACCACGGCCCGCCTGATCGCCCGGGCGCTCAATTTCGAAACCGACACCATCAAGACACCGTCGATCAATCTGGATCCGCCGGGCATTCATTGCGCGGCCATCACCAAATCCTCCCATGTGGACGTGATGGAAATGGACGCCGCCTCGCGCACCGGCGTCGGCGACATTCGCGAATTGCTGGACGGCCTGCGCTATTCACCGGTCAGCGCGCGCTACAAGGTCTACATCATTGACGAGGTGCACATGCTGTCCACCTCGGCCTTCAACGCGCTCCTGAAGACGCTGGAAGAGCCGCCGCCGCACGTGAAATTCATCTTCGCCACCACGGAAATCCGCAAAGTGCCGGTGACCGTGCTCAGCCGCTGCCAGCGCTTTGACCTGAAACGCGTTGACCGCGCGGTGCTGGCAGAGCACCTGGCCAAAATCTGCGAGACTGAAGGCGCACCGGTGGAGCCTGAAGGCCTGATGGCCATCGCCCGCGCCGCAGAAGGCTCGGTGCGTGACGCGCTGTCCTTGCTGGATCAGGCGATCGTGCAGGCCGAAGGCGGCGGACCGGTGAGCGCCG contains:
- a CDS encoding 50S ribosomal protein L11 methyltransferase, giving the protein MSVLWRVEARGPMAALREVLAVLDAVPEPLALSWSLFEDGSEVAGRLDILCETMTAAEAMAATPGLDAVSIDVHIAPLPEEDWVALSLKGLPLVQAGRFAVYGAHAAEDLAPGCIGLEVEAGPAFGTGHHATTRGCLEAVDRIEREGFEPASVLDLGAGSGLLAIAAAKLWPGAQIIATDIDCESVAETLVNAQKNGVAPRIESIEADGYDHPVFEGRRFDLIFANILAGPLITLAEQSAGHLAPGGRVILAGLLDEQADRVSEAYVKAGLTPAAGQSQDGWTILVFHA
- a CDS encoding porin family protein, which codes for MKTILLSTAAALVLASGASAQDGRTHIGGGVAHFDADGANFNAIYVRGGFDLTAFFGVEAEGQIGIQDDEVAIGGGLTADVGLNYGLAGFAKAQYPVSEQFSVFARAGYAWGEFDASASGLTIQEDNDGPAYGVGAEWAFSGPNAIRFDYTRYDFDGDANVWTLGYVRRF
- a CDS encoding cytochrome c family protein translates to MGDLFFNKVAGVILAVALFMMALGELSNIVFGGSKTAELAYPIDLAALQSAAPVEDIESGPVDFGLLLASADLSAGERVARRCAACHTFNDGGANGTGPNLWGVMGRGVAEVAGFNYSGAMNAYGSGGTRWLFENMYEYLENPRGYVPGTSMSFAGLRNQEERINIIAYMRSQDDDPLALPDPLAAAPAGDDSVAGPEAEPMAADASPAEAGDDSQEPADEDGGAL
- the nudC gene encoding NAD(+) diphosphatase gives rise to the protein MRLTFTDSLLDHAGLQRANPDWMAQQHVHAEGRAVLFAGGSIALAEDGTPLVLPAGIASGLALKWPGLIFIGLQNGAPWFAGALENGFAERGPDFRMTAMQLAPELACVFGRARSILMWSGRRRFCSNCGSKNEFFDGGLRLTCPSCGMEHYPRTDPSIILLPYSGDRCVMGRQPSWPPGMYATLAGFVEPGETLEAACARETAEEVHLKVLRTEYVANQPWPFPSALMIGFLAEVEDGEVQPDDDLEDARWFTRDEVRELYDGAMANWAPRHFSISRLLIERWLGRDDGATL
- a CDS encoding alpha/beta hydrolase — translated: MISRLPFIILVALLAACGPRSAPDDAPVDPYAAERPIRFTTLMERERPAADHRIAYGPGEHQFGELWLPEGPGPHPLVIMIHGGCWLASMPGLELQDLTSGDLRARGFAVWNLEYARIGHDTGGWPGTFLDISAGVDHVRRLADDHAIDLNRMVLTGHSAGGHLAVWAAARGRIADGPLAVDAPLPVAGVIALAGIPDLEAFAADGPGRCGEPDTVMSLAGADRGGDRFADTSPARLLPLGVAQVVISGELDAIIPPALGTRYARTAQAAGDPVREIVVPEAGHFELIDPAAPAWAVIVGEIERLLAHEVRE